A window from Micromonospora profundi encodes these proteins:
- a CDS encoding glycosyltransferase — translation MLTINPVRSRPVLTSLERLIGPQRSDRLRKAAAEIQDRLRGGTLWHVNSTPTGGGVAEMLRTLLPLYDELGVRSRWAVVSGDDAFFRITKRLGVALYGSDGDGGPLGPAEREAYLHALAPAADRLVEHVDRRDVVILHDHQTAGMAPLLADRVASVHWRCHVGVDEPTDASERGWEFLAELLDAADSLIFSVADHVPARLRHRPVRIQPPFISPFDAKNVDLPADAVRACLAQCGLDPNGEPARSPLSVETAAGGVRLLSTPTVISDGGRQLGEPLITQVSRWDRLKDMAGVLTAVTDHVPVGHLALVGPDPEAIADDVEQGFWYADCLDRWRKLPPAQRRRVSLVSLPMADQTENALLVNAIQRASDVVVQKSLAEGFGLTVAEAMWKSRVVVGSAVGGIRAQITDGVDGYLLTDPADLRGLGRIITTTLSGAVDRQEIGVRAHQRVRDDFLPDREVTTTASMLAPERMVTR, via the coding sequence ATGCTGACGATCAACCCGGTCCGGTCGAGACCCGTGCTCACCTCTCTCGAACGGCTCATCGGCCCGCAGCGGTCCGACCGGCTCCGGAAGGCCGCCGCGGAGATCCAGGACAGGCTGCGGGGCGGCACCCTCTGGCACGTCAACTCCACCCCGACCGGCGGTGGGGTGGCCGAGATGCTGCGCACCCTGCTGCCCCTCTACGACGAGTTGGGCGTCCGGTCCCGGTGGGCGGTGGTGAGCGGCGACGACGCGTTCTTCCGGATCACCAAGCGGCTCGGCGTGGCGCTCTACGGCAGCGACGGCGACGGGGGGCCGCTCGGCCCTGCTGAGCGTGAGGCGTACCTGCACGCCCTCGCCCCGGCCGCCGACCGCCTCGTCGAACACGTCGACCGCCGCGACGTGGTCATCCTCCACGACCACCAGACCGCGGGCATGGCCCCGTTGCTGGCGGACCGGGTCGCGTCGGTGCACTGGCGCTGCCACGTCGGTGTCGACGAGCCCACCGACGCCTCGGAACGCGGGTGGGAGTTCCTCGCCGAACTGCTGGACGCCGCCGACTCGTTGATCTTCTCGGTGGCCGACCACGTTCCGGCCCGACTGCGCCACCGGCCGGTACGGATCCAGCCACCGTTCATCTCGCCGTTCGACGCCAAGAACGTCGACCTTCCGGCCGACGCCGTCCGCGCGTGTCTGGCGCAGTGCGGTCTGGACCCGAACGGCGAGCCGGCGAGATCGCCACTGTCGGTGGAGACGGCTGCGGGGGGCGTCCGACTCCTGTCGACGCCGACCGTGATCTCCGACGGTGGTCGCCAGCTCGGCGAACCGCTGATCACCCAGGTGTCACGGTGGGACCGGCTCAAGGACATGGCAGGTGTCCTCACCGCCGTCACCGACCACGTACCGGTCGGGCACCTGGCCCTTGTGGGCCCGGACCCGGAAGCCATCGCCGACGACGTCGAGCAGGGCTTCTGGTACGCGGACTGCCTGGACCGGTGGCGGAAGCTGCCACCGGCGCAGCGCCGGCGGGTGAGCCTGGTCAGCCTGCCCATGGCGGATCAGACGGAGAACGCGCTGCTGGTCAACGCGATCCAGCGGGCCTCCGACGTGGTGGTGCAGAAGAGCCTCGCCGAGGGGTTCGGGCTCACCGTGGCGGAGGCGATGTGGAAGTCGCGGGTGGTGGTGGGCAGCGCTGTCGGCGGCATCCGGGCCCAGATCACCGACGGGGTCGACGGTTACCTGCTGACCGACCCGGCGGACCTGCGCGGTCTGGGCCGCATCATCACTACCACCCTGAGCGGCGCGGTGGACCGCCAGGAGATCGGTGTACGGGCGCACCAGCGGGTGCGGGACGACTTCCTCCCCGACCGGGAGGTGACGACGACGGCGTCGATGCTGGCGCCAGAGAGGATGGTGACGCGATGA
- a CDS encoding phytanoyl-CoA dioxygenase family protein, whose product MSTSKRGLDPEQVAAFRTDGYVIGDGLLKPDAFLALKDHFERKLAALPEGDRPEDMDVPHFTDPELFRWLFDPDVLDVVESVLGPDIALFTSHFFCKPAGDGKSVPWHTDGYFWREMIEPAGQAMTIWLAIDPSTLENGCMKVIPGSHVSGEGSYRRVTDDTSVFDEELDQSRIDASQAVPVQLQPNQFSIHSGGLVHSSEVNRSAMRRCGFTMRYISTSVRFNHDGVGHKHQIFLARGKDRAGNTYADPSRAYPELVQTRGGGQRFVGAER is encoded by the coding sequence ATGAGCACCAGCAAGCGAGGACTCGACCCGGAACAGGTCGCGGCGTTCCGCACCGACGGATACGTCATCGGCGACGGACTTCTCAAGCCGGACGCCTTTCTCGCGCTGAAGGACCACTTCGAGCGCAAGCTCGCGGCGCTGCCCGAGGGCGACCGGCCCGAGGACATGGACGTTCCACACTTCACCGACCCGGAACTGTTCCGGTGGCTGTTCGACCCGGACGTACTCGACGTGGTCGAGAGCGTGCTCGGGCCGGACATCGCTTTGTTCACGTCGCACTTCTTCTGCAAGCCTGCGGGCGACGGCAAGAGCGTCCCGTGGCACACCGACGGATACTTCTGGCGGGAGATGATCGAGCCCGCGGGCCAGGCCATGACGATCTGGCTGGCGATCGACCCGTCCACACTGGAGAACGGGTGCATGAAGGTCATCCCCGGCAGCCACGTCAGCGGTGAGGGCAGCTACCGGCGGGTGACCGACGACACCAGTGTCTTCGACGAGGAGTTGGACCAGAGTCGCATCGACGCCAGCCAGGCGGTCCCGGTGCAGCTGCAACCCAACCAGTTCAGCATCCACTCGGGCGGCCTCGTGCACAGCAGCGAGGTGAACCGCAGCGCGATGCGGCGGTGCGGTTTCACCATGCGGTACATCAGCACGAGCGTCCGTTTCAACCACGACGGGGTGGGCCACAAGCACCAGATCTTCCTGGCCCGCGGCAAGGACCGCGCCGGTAACACCTACGCCGATCCGAGCCGGGCGTACCCCGAGCTGGTGCAGACGCGGGGCGGCGGTCAGCGGTTCGTCGGCGCCGAGCGCTGA
- a CDS encoding class I SAM-dependent methyltransferase codes for MTDTGTRLEGGGTSGSRSRRAGDWLADIRISYDTVADSYSDYTRVALAGEPYLLAALALFADLVHAAGGGPVADVGCGPGHVTAHLHKLGVDAFGVDLSPAMIDIARREHPDLRFEVGSMTDLQLADASITALLAFWSLIHIPDDEIPAVLSHFRRVLRPDGPLLLGFHVGDESRLKTEGYGGHPMKVYVHRRQPDRMATWLRDAGFTVKAQMLLGLDESLPGAVLFAHRRQEGAN; via the coding sequence ATGACGGATACCGGAACGCGGTTGGAAGGCGGCGGCACTTCTGGGTCACGGAGCAGGCGAGCGGGCGACTGGTTGGCAGACATCCGGATCTCCTACGACACGGTCGCCGACAGTTACTCCGACTACACACGGGTGGCTTTGGCTGGGGAGCCCTATCTGCTCGCGGCGTTGGCGTTGTTCGCCGATCTGGTCCACGCCGCCGGCGGTGGCCCGGTGGCGGACGTGGGCTGCGGACCAGGCCATGTCACTGCCCACCTGCATAAGCTGGGCGTCGATGCCTTCGGCGTCGATTTGTCACCCGCGATGATCGACATCGCTCGGCGGGAGCACCCCGACCTGCGGTTCGAGGTGGGTTCGATGACGGACCTACAACTCGCTGACGCCTCGATCACTGCCCTGCTCGCCTTCTGGTCGTTGATCCACATCCCCGACGACGAGATCCCGGCGGTTCTTAGCCACTTTCGGCGGGTGCTGCGTCCCGATGGACCTCTGTTGCTCGGCTTTCACGTCGGAGATGAGTCACGGCTGAAGACGGAAGGCTACGGCGGTCATCCGATGAAGGTCTACGTGCACCGCCGTCAGCCGGACCGGATGGCGACCTGGCTGCGCGATGCCGGATTCACGGTCAAGGCTCAGATGCTGCTCGGCCTCGACGAGAGCCTTCCAGGAGCGGTCCTCTTTGCACACCGCCGGCAAGAAGGTGCCAACTAA